The Panicum virgatum strain AP13 chromosome 6K, P.virgatum_v5, whole genome shotgun sequence nucleotide sequence AGATGTAGTTGAGAATAGAGCTCACTCTCTACCATGCATATATTTGTACAAAATAGGACCATGTAAGCTGATGACAGTAGTAGCTAACACGAGTGTAGATAAAATTAAACAGCCCAAATTTACAAGTTTAATGATCATGATAGCCAAGTAATGTACACCGTATCTTAATTAGCAGGTTTGCATACAATATGCGGCCACTACTTGATGCTAGCTGGATCATCAAGCAGTACCAAAGTATACACCATACCATAGCTACAGGTCACATGGATTCACGTACATCGAAGTTATAGTGTCCTTGATGCTGAGCGGCAAGGTGTACACATCATCACGCTTGTAAAAGAAATCCATTGTTCGTGCAACATCAACTGACTTCTCGAGAAACTCCATGGGTCGCTTCTGGTTGAGGTATTCCTCGACGATGTCCATCCATGCTTCTTCAATTACAACTTTAAGCTTTTTCGTTGGCTTGCTCTGCTGTTACTCCATATTGCTTCATGCAAGTTTGCACCGTGGATACCACGTGTTCCGAATCTTGTTCCCGCTTGAAGGGACGAAAATTGGTAATAATAATTAGAAAGCAAGCAAGCCATTGATGAATATGCAGCATGTAACTATCTATATGTATACCTCATGTGACATGATGTCATTTCCAACGCGCCCCACAGCAGAAACACCTCTCATAAGTTTGGGAAAGCTGAATGCCCAATTAACATCCTCCTCCCTAGTAGTAGTCCCATCTCTTAGTGAAATGAGCACAGCGATTATTATTTGCATACAGACAATGCTGCGCAGGGATTTTTTGAGGTGCTCATCAACAGTAGTTGGTACATAGTATTCATCGCGCCAATTCACCTCAGCATGGTAGAATTTGGCAGTGCAGATCACCTGAATAGACAGATGTACAAGACGTTAgaataaatattattagaaaACATGATGGCATGTTTCTTTAGTGTGATcttttggagtaacttactaGTTTTTTGACAACTTCAGCATGCCTGTTTTTCTGAAGTTTTAACTCCTCCTCAATCTTGTTTGTAGTGTCAAGTATGCTGATGAGGAGTGGCTTCAAATGTGCTGGGAACTCCTCTGTGGTTCGTTCATCCCACCTGCCATCGATTAATATATTGTTCAAGCACAGGTAGTAGAAATGTTTGTCAATTCTTTCGTGATATTATTTGATGAACTACTGGGCTGCTGCGCAAACCTTTCTATGGCTGTGGTGAAGATAGTACTTTCCTCTGTGGTGCAACAATAGTTGTCATAAAAGTCATCAAGCAATGATGCTAACAGGGTGAACTTTGTCACAATTGTCCGCGGATACGAGTAATAGGGTTCATAAAGTGCTCCGAGAGTCCAAAAATGCATCTCCACCATTCTGTCCCGTGCGAAGCTCAGGTCGTTCCGTGAGTGTAAATCCTTCCACCATCTATAACTTAATGATTAAATGACTGTTATTAGTAGTTTAGCACAGTGCATGCACACACTACTTGTTGGTAAGATAAGTTCGTAAGCAATTCCATTAAGTAAGTTACTACCAAATTATTATGCATGCCTGTGTCTCCTTACACTGTCAGTTCTTTCAGCTCATCACAGTAGATAGTTTGCAAGATGTTGTAGTCCAGCTTTGCAAACTCCAGTATGGTCCCATACTGCACAACCTTCTTCTCGTATACTTGAGATGTAGCGCCTTGCCTCCACCCTCTCGACCTACCTGAACCGAGGTGTCTCCAATGTGCATCGCACTTCCTCTGCCAGCTCTGGCTCCAAATTTTTCAACATCAAAGATTGGAGGCGGCTCTTGTTGAAGGTGATCATGTCGTCGAGTATCTCCTCCCCATGAGTTCTCATATTTGCAGCATCATACAACATTAGCAAGCAGCTGACATCGTCACTTGAAATGTTCCCTTGCTTGTCCCTAAACTTCTCAAACACTTCTGCACATGTATTTAATTAGCTATTCATGCTAACACACCTCAAATTTGCATACTATATATGCATAGCCAAAGCATATAGCTTCAACATCAAcagaaaaaaatgaaacatattaggtgcaaaccaacttctccgtgcaaaccgtgcaaacttaAATCTGAGCCACCGGATCCACATCCAAGAAGTATGGAGAGATTGTGTAATTTACAATTAACCGTCCgccttggattgggtaatcacacttttgcaaatcccccctctCACTCGCCCTGTGTTccccccttggatgttgatctggtggcccagattgaagtttgcatagtttgcattgagaggttggtttgcacctggtATGCTCCCAATAAAAATACTATAGCATCACACTGAGATGGTATATCCATGCTTCCTAAGCAAATAGAACCTCAATGAGGTGATGTAGAGGTCATCGGAACCTCCATCCTCGTCATTATAGATAGAACAAAGTAGGTCATTAATCTCCTTCTTGTAGTGGTAGTCCACCCCTATCAAAGTGTCAACGAGCTCCAGCTTCTGAGCCAGGTTGGAGGAGGCAGCGATTTCCAGTATCATCCtcctcacctcctcctcctttatCTGTGCCCTCTCCTTCATTGACAGGAGCTGCATGCAGTAGAAAAAACTTAGTAGAGCAACAAACACCTTATCGACAGAGTATGGTCATTAGGTTAATACTGTTTACCTGTGATGGAGTCAGTGCATGTGGCATGGTTGAGGAAGAAATCACCCCAAGGGCTGGGGCTGTAATGCCGGAGATGATTGCGCTCTGACTGCGGGGTGAGGGTGATTGGTGCTGCCATGTCTGGTGTCGTTGCCTCAGAGAGAGCGTCGGATCTGCTGGAGATCAGCCAGGCTCAGGCTCGATGGAGAGCTACTTGGCTGGATCGGAGAAGATGATGGGTCTGCTCTGCGGGGACGTCGTCTTTATATAGAGATGGATCGATTGGCCGGCGTCAACATCTGTCACTGCAGCTGGTAATGTCTCTGATTGATCATCAGTTGCGCGTGTGCGTGTACATTGCGACAGGCGATCTGTCCGAATCCACGTTATCCATACGTGACGTGTGTGGGTTCTGCTTGCGTCCCCATCACAGATGTTATTGTTTAATTTTCTGCTTGCCCATTCGTTCATGGTGTCTTTCTCTGCCTGCTTTCTAGTTGTGACATGCATGGTGGCGTGTTTCTTGTCACAACCTTTGTTAGTTATCCTCTCCTAGGATCGGAACAAAGAAGAGCCAAATTACATCATTCGAGCTAGTCTCCATGTTGTCATATCATCAAGAAACCATATTTAGAAGCTACACTCTACTCCAACCTATACATATGATGTCTTGGTGTGGAATCCTATTTAAACTCACTCTCTTTTATCTACCCATGTTTGTTCTTTATTACTTTCTTCCCCcaattttcttctcttctctttagCTGCTGGAGATAGAAGCTACTCTTGATTCTGAACAAATGAAGTTCAGAACACAAGAAAAGGAAAGTTGAGGTTATAAGGGCAGGGCACAGTGAAATTATTACGTGGAGTATGGTTCACCAAAAAAAACAGCCAACATGAGTTTAGACAAAGTGTAAAAACAATGGCATGCAGATTGCCGTATTGAACGAGCATACGGAAGGTGCATTGTCAGCTGATTGCTGAAATTGTCAGGCACACGCTAGCTTCTCTCAGCCACGCTTGCTTCCTAAGATAGATGCAGCGTCAGGATAAATTGTCAGGCTACACCGTACCTATCAGCCATGCAATCAAAGATAGATAAAGCCTCGATCTGGGTATTCGAGAGCACTCTCATCAGTGACTCAGCACGCATATTATTTCGTTTACTTTACGTCACAAGAATGGTATGCAGTATTTGTGTATGATATGATGAGTGTTATTAGCTGATAAATGTTCATCTACTCTTCAATTACCTGCTACAAAAATCCAACGTGCGTGTTTAGTTCGCAGCAGCAGCCATGCATATCCATTTGTAGCACATCGATCGATCACGTACGTATGACCTCGGGGGACTTGTTGTTCGGGGCTCGAATGATGAAAATTCTTCAGGAAACATGAGGTTTAGGCTGCTTGTTGAAAGAAAAAACAATGAAACAGCTAGACATGGGAAGACGCAGATgcatgctagctagctagctagagagCTTCTTCAATTCAGTGGCTCCTGAATTCAGAACGTATATGCTAATTAAGCGAGCACGCAGTTGGCACCGATCGATCTCGTTTTTGCTTCACACGTTGCTGGCTGCAGTTTCGATGACAGATTTGGTACGTCCTGGTTCTTGTCTGAAGCTTCAATTCTTCCACATCGATCGGATCACTTGACCAAAGAACTCTGAAGCTGCTCGGCGGTCTGAAACTCCTCGGTTGTTCAATTCTCGGCGAATGCGACGGCGAGGCAGCAATTCTCCAAGCGGTCATCGCCAGGTACCTCCGCCATGGCGCAGCTTGCAGCCCCCGCGACCTGCCTGCCTGGGGACGACGACCGGCTGCGCTCCCTTGCTGGTTGCAGCAATCCCCAGTCGATCCTGCCCGCACATCTCCGATCCGACCGCTAAGAGGACccgagggggtggacggtacttgaaataccgtccacccggtcggCGATTCaactaccgtccaccccctggtcGTCGCAACAGTGGCTCGCcgtggctcgccggagcgccaccgCGTCGAATGGACTGTCTCTCGGTCTTGAATCCACTGCTTGCAGCAGCCATGACTGCCCGGCGAGCGCGGCCATGGCCAATTGGCCATGCGGCGCCAAGCTCTAGCCCTCTGCCCAGAcatccggccggccgcgctaGCTTTCCTCCACCTCGTCCCGATGCTGCGGCGCGACGACGACGCAGCCACGCAGCTCGAAAGCAGGTCCTCCAGCCGCAACGTCTACTGCACATGCACATCGGCGCCGGCGAAGCGGGCCTAGGAGTCGGAGCTGCGAGATGGCCGAGGCCGGTGGTCTGACGACCAAGCTCCGCTCCGTTCTTAGACGAATGCGACCGACCCCTGTCCGCCGCAGGGACGCCCTCATGCTGGCTGCGCGCCGTGGCTCGCCGGAACGGCCGGAGCGCCACCGCCTCGCGGAGGTTCCCGTCGCTGCGTCTCGTCCTAGAGTCTTGACTCCACCCGCTCTCGCCAGCCATCACCGGCGTGCCGCGCGTGCGCTCCTCGCTCGTATCCTATTCCTGCCCGAGCCGCGGCGCGCCGTGCCGGTCGTCTACGCCATGCTCTCGCCTCCGTGACCAGCAGGCACCATCGTGGTCTGGTCTACTTCCATCCATCCCCCTGTCCGACACAAGAACGCCTCCTGCTGCACGCCGTGGCTCGTGCCGGAgcgccgctgcgccgctgcgGATGCTCGTGGGCGTCGCCAAGGCCTCGACCGCCTCAGAAGTTTGGGCAGTGTGGCTATGTTCTGCCAGTCTGTCATACATGTGTGGCTGTTCCAAGGTGATACCTAACCAAACATGAGCAATTTGCCTATTTTGCATAATGCTCCAGCCTCCAGGGTTACAACTTACGCGACGATTGGGGAATTGTTGGTTATTGTTTGTTCATGTCAGGCCTTGACTATATTTTAATTGCAGAGTATTGCTTAGTACTGTGAATGCATTTAGAAGCCACGGTTAATTAATGCATGCAATCCAGTGTCCATGTCTTTAGGTTGTTTTTTAAGTTAAACGTCTTTAGGTTGTTTGTTCAGGGTCAAGTCTAGTTCAGTAAGAGTCAGATTGGTCAGTGCTATTTTTTTCCGAAtaattcggggggggggggggggatccccACCTACTCAATTAATCGAAGAGGCAAAGTTCAGCCATACAAGTACTCCCCGGTATCCCAGGGGTGCTACAAAAATTTGGATGGGAGAGAAAAaacgggagggaggggagggtaCATCAGAGTGATTCCgagcttttctttttttgagggGTCAATTCCGAGCTTGTTGCCTGATTTTTAGTGTTCACTCTGCATTGGCTCTCTTTCCTCATAAGATTCATACGGCGGTGGCGATTGCAAGGCTGTGACTGTCAATCTGTCATCGAGTCTGACAGAATCATGTTTCTGACTGCATCTGGTGAGGATGATCCCATGCTGCACGACATCGCAGCAGCGGCAGAGCCGCAAACAGCCTTCCTTGCTTGCTTTGTCAACAGGCAGATCAGCTGCTTATCAGCGGAGGGAGCTTCGCCTGATTCAGGCGGATGTTCAGATGCAAAGTGAGATGGCCTTCACATCTTCTTCCCTTTCACGACCAATCCTTAAAAGAATACTCAGCTGGGAGataagcggcggcggcgtcatggACGACGACGGAGCAACTCTGAACTTGTGAAGCAGGCTCCGGTGGCGTGAGGCTCCGTTCTTGTTGACGAATGCGACGACGAGGCTGCCGCCCGCTTGCCCAGCAGCAAGCGAGCTCCACCGGCAGGGAACTCGCTCGCAGTCGGGCCTCCTCCGGCTGCCGCGTCACGCTCTTGTCTCGCGGTCCacccgccatggcgccgccgagcTGCCGCGCCTGTGCCTGACGAGGAGGATGCATGCCATGTGGCTCTCTTAACTGAATACGCGGCCGATCTCGCCCGCACATCACCAATCCGA carries:
- the LOC120711345 gene encoding (E)-beta-caryophyllene synthase-like, encoding MPHALTPSQLLSMKERAQIKEEEVRRMILEIAASSNLAQKLELVDTLIGVDYHYKKEINDLLCSIYNDEDGGSDDLYITSLRFYLLRKHGYTISV